From Enhydrobacter sp., the proteins below share one genomic window:
- a CDS encoding RDD family protein codes for MANVPGSGPAAPPPPPVWNAGASGSGSAAVSYGGFWIRVVAYLIDAILLGGASAILASLLGVDMFGGEKTAFDPTVNVGSLIIGWLYFALMESSERGATLGKMAVGLRVVTDQGERLSFGRASGRYFAKLLSALILCIGFIMVAFTDRKRGLHDMIASTLVVKVR; via the coding sequence ATGGCCAACGTTCCCGGTTCCGGTCCGGCCGCTCCGCCGCCGCCGCCGGTATGGAATGCCGGCGCTTCCGGCTCCGGCTCCGCCGCCGTCTCCTATGGCGGCTTCTGGATTCGTGTCGTCGCGTACTTGATCGATGCGATCCTGCTCGGCGGCGCGAGCGCCATACTGGCGAGTCTCCTCGGCGTCGACATGTTCGGCGGCGAGAAGACCGCCTTCGACCCGACAGTGAATGTCGGCTCTCTCATCATCGGCTGGCTCTACTTCGCCCTGATGGAGAGTTCGGAGCGGGGCGCCACGCTCGGCAAGATGGCCGTCGGGTTGAGGGTCGTGACCGATCAAGGCGAGCGGTTGAGCTTCGGCCGCGCCTCCGGCCGCTACTTCGCCAAGCTCCTCTCGGCGCTCATCCTCTGCATCGGCTTCATCATGGTCGCCTTCACCGACCGCAAGCGCGGCCTGCACGACATGATCGCCAGCACCCTCGTCGTGAAGGTGCGATGA
- a CDS encoding prephenate dehydratase, with product MAKAKAGARDRAANTIAFQGEPGANSDMACRAAFPYMTTLPCPTFDTAMAAVQSRRAELAIIPVENSIAGRVADLHSLLPHTRLQIVAEHFQRVEHCLVALPGASLKSIRTVKSHVQALAQCRNFLKKHRMQPLVHADTAGAAREIAEIGDRNVGAIASSLAARIYGLKVLARNIEDADHNTTRMLVFSREAARPDWRTVACMTAFLFRVKSRPAALYKALGGFATNGVNIVKLESYLSGAHFEQAQFYAEVEGHPEQRGLHLALEELGFFSEELKMLGTFPANPFRRKGWDAPTRPGT from the coding sequence ATGGCGAAGGCCAAGGCCGGGGCCAGGGATAGGGCCGCCAACACGATCGCCTTCCAGGGCGAACCCGGTGCCAACTCCGACATGGCCTGCCGGGCGGCCTTTCCCTACATGACCACCCTGCCCTGCCCGACCTTCGACACCGCCATGGCCGCGGTCCAGAGTCGGCGCGCCGAGCTCGCCATTATCCCGGTCGAGAATTCGATCGCCGGTCGGGTCGCCGACCTGCACAGTCTCCTGCCGCACACCCGGCTGCAGATCGTCGCCGAGCATTTCCAGCGCGTCGAGCACTGCCTCGTGGCGTTGCCCGGCGCTTCGCTCAAGAGCATCCGAACGGTCAAGAGCCACGTCCAGGCGCTGGCGCAGTGCCGCAACTTTCTCAAGAAGCATCGCATGCAGCCGCTGGTCCATGCCGACACGGCGGGCGCCGCGCGCGAGATCGCCGAGATTGGCGACCGGAACGTGGGTGCCATCGCCTCGTCGCTGGCGGCGCGCATCTACGGCCTGAAGGTGCTGGCGCGCAACATCGAGGACGCCGACCACAACACCACGCGCATGCTGGTCTTCTCGCGCGAGGCGGCGCGGCCGGATTGGCGGACGGTGGCCTGCATGACGGCCTTCCTGTTCCGGGTGAAGAGCCGGCCGGCCGCGCTCTACAAGGCGCTGGGCGGCTTCGCCACCAACGGCGTCAACATCGTCAAGCTGGAAAGCTATCTGTCAGGCGCGCATTTCGAGCAGGCACAATTCTATGCCGAGGTGGAGGGTCATCCCGAGCAGCGCGGATTGCACCTGGCGCTCGAGGAACTGGGCTTCTTCTCGGAGGAGCTGAAGATGCTCGGAACGTTCCCGGCCAACCCGTTCCGCCGCAAGGGCTGGGACGCGCCGACGCGCCCGGGCACCTGA
- a CDS encoding ribulose-phosphate 3-epimerase, whose protein sequence is MPQQPVRIAPSILSADFAALGAEIAAVTEAGADWIHVDVMDNHFVPNLTIGPMVVKALRKHSQRPFDVHLMVTPVDPLVPAFAEAGADIISFHPEAGPHVHRTLQFIKSLGKKAGAVLNPATPLAAIEHVLGDLDLVLVMSVNPGFGGQAFIESQLAKIAALRKAIDALGKPIDLEVDGGVNAETARRCIRAGADVLVAGTAVFAGGPTKYAANIAALKEGSRRPG, encoded by the coding sequence ATGCCACAGCAGCCCGTCCGCATCGCCCCGTCGATCCTCTCGGCGGATTTCGCCGCGCTCGGTGCCGAGATCGCCGCCGTGACGGAGGCGGGGGCCGACTGGATCCACGTCGATGTGATGGACAACCACTTCGTGCCCAATCTGACCATCGGGCCGATGGTGGTGAAGGCGTTGCGCAAGCACAGCCAACGGCCGTTCGACGTCCACCTCATGGTGACGCCCGTCGACCCGCTGGTGCCGGCGTTCGCCGAGGCGGGCGCCGACATCATCTCCTTCCATCCCGAGGCGGGGCCGCATGTGCATCGTACGCTGCAGTTCATCAAGAGCCTGGGCAAGAAGGCCGGGGCGGTGTTGAATCCCGCCACGCCCCTGGCGGCGATCGAGCATGTCCTGGGCGATCTCGATCTGGTGCTGGTGATGAGTGTCAACCCCGGCTTCGGTGGTCAGGCCTTCATCGAAAGTCAGCTCGCGAAGATCGCCGCGCTGCGCAAGGCGATCGATGCGCTCGGCAAGCCGATCGACCTCGAGGTGGATGGTGGCGTCAATGCCGAGACGGCTCGGCGCTGCATCCGGGCGGGTGCCGACGTTCTGGTCGCCGGCACCGCCGTCTTCGCCGGCGGGCCGACGAAGTACGCAGCGAACATCGCCGCCCTCAAAGAGGGCAGCCGGCGTCCAGGCTAG
- the leuD gene encoding 3-isopropylmalate dehydratase small subunit, with protein MEKFTTLRGVAAPLPMVNVDTDMIIPKNFLKTIKRTGLKDGLFYEMRWTADGQKKDFILDQPAYQNASILVAGPNFGCGSSREHAPWALLDFGIRCVIAEGFADIFYNNCFKNGILPIKVPKEIIDKLMDDASRGSNAVIEIDLEKQEIKGPDGGTVHFDIDPFRKHCLLNGLDDIGLTMEKASDIDAFEKKQKEAQPWLHAAE; from the coding sequence ATGGAAAAATTCACGACGCTGCGCGGCGTCGCCGCACCGCTGCCGATGGTCAATGTCGACACCGATATGATCATCCCCAAGAACTTCCTGAAGACCATCAAGCGCACCGGCTTGAAGGACGGGCTGTTCTACGAGATGCGCTGGACAGCGGACGGCCAGAAGAAGGACTTCATCCTCGACCAGCCGGCCTACCAGAACGCCAGCATCCTGGTCGCGGGGCCGAATTTCGGCTGCGGCTCGAGCCGCGAGCACGCACCGTGGGCGCTGCTCGATTTCGGCATCCGCTGCGTCATTGCCGAGGGATTCGCGGATATCTTCTACAACAACTGCTTCAAGAACGGCATCCTGCCGATCAAGGTGCCGAAGGAGATCATCGACAAGCTGATGGACGACGCCAGCCGCGGCTCCAACGCCGTGATCGAGATCGACCTCGAGAAACAGGAGATCAAGGGGCCCGACGGCGGCACGGTGCATTTCGACATCGACCCCTTCCGCAAGCACTGCCTGCTGAACGGCCTCGACGACATCGGCCTCACCATGGAGAAGGCGTCCGACATCGATGCCTTCGAGAAGAAGCAAAAGGAAGCGCAGCCCTGGCTGCACGCCGCGGAATAG
- the rplS gene encoding 50S ribosomal protein L19, whose translation MNILDTVGQATIDKVQAERPVPRFEPGDTLRVHVKVQEGNRERLQVYEGLCIARKNAGVNSSFTVRKISFNEGVERVFPLYGPGIWEIEVVRKGTVRRAKLYYLRDLRGKASRIAEDVEAQRELIAEQAEEAAKRPRREKLKKEKPKSEGNVRAAKGGGKK comes from the coding sequence GACAAGGTGCAGGCCGAACGGCCGGTGCCGCGTTTCGAACCGGGCGACACGCTGCGCGTGCACGTCAAGGTGCAGGAAGGCAACCGCGAGCGTCTTCAGGTCTACGAAGGCCTCTGCATCGCGCGCAAGAACGCCGGGGTGAACTCCTCGTTCACGGTGCGCAAGATCAGCTTCAACGAGGGCGTCGAGCGCGTCTTCCCGCTCTATGGTCCCGGCATCTGGGAGATCGAGGTGGTACGCAAGGGCACGGTGCGCCGCGCCAAGCTCTACTACCTGCGGGACCTGCGCGGCAAGGCGAGCCGTATCGCCGAGGACGTCGAGGCCCAGCGCGAACTGATCGCCGAGCAGGCCGAAGAGGCGGCGAAGCGGCCGCGGCGCGAGAAGCTCAAGAAGGAGAAGCCCAAGTCCGAGGGCAACGTCCGCGCCGCCAAGGGCGGCGGCAAGAAGTAG
- a CDS encoding cytochrome c family protein gives MANFNTVAGCVLASALFAMVVGKVSNAVVHPHKLDKPAIEVADAAPQVAAAAPAAAELAPIEPKLAGANVEAGKVAFQKQCFTCHTTDKGGANKVGPNLWAIVGREKAGHEGFAYSSALKAKGGTWSVEDINHLIFKPTSYVRGTKMAFAGISKEQERADIIAFLKTLGP, from the coding sequence ATGGCCAATTTCAACACGGTTGCGGGCTGCGTTCTGGCCTCCGCCCTCTTCGCGATGGTGGTGGGCAAGGTGTCCAACGCCGTGGTCCATCCACACAAGCTCGACAAGCCCGCCATCGAGGTGGCCGACGCCGCGCCGCAGGTAGCGGCCGCTGCGCCCGCCGCCGCCGAGCTGGCGCCGATCGAGCCCAAGCTGGCCGGCGCGAACGTCGAGGCCGGCAAGGTCGCCTTCCAGAAGCAGTGCTTCACTTGCCACACCACCGACAAGGGCGGCGCCAACAAGGTCGGCCCGAATCTGTGGGCGATCGTCGGACGCGAGAAGGCGGGCCACGAGGGCTTCGCCTATTCATCGGCGCTGAAGGCCAAGGGCGGCACGTGGAGCGTCGAGGACATCAACCATCTGATCTTCAAGCCGACCTCCTATGTGCGCGGCACCAAGATGGCGTTCGCCGGCATCTCCAAGGAGCAGGAGCGCGCAGACATCATCGCCTTCCTGAAGACGCTCGGACCGTAA
- the leuB gene encoding 3-isopropylmalate dehydrogenase — translation MASNRNLLMLPGDGIGPEVMNEVRKIIAWMGKKRAVGFDIKEDVVGGAALDKHGVPLADDTMKLALEADAVLFGSVGGPKWDTADFSKKPERGLLRLRKEMDLFANLRPAKVFDALVDASSLKPEIVKGLDIMIIRELTSGVYFGEPRGRHTNAQGEVEAFDTQRYTAGEIRRVCAVAFELARKRKNKVLSAEKANVMHTGVLWREEATKLHKEQYADVKLEHMYADALAMQLLRSPNQFDVIVTDNLFGDILSDEASMLTGSLGLLPSASLGAPDATGRRKALYEPIHGSAPDIAGKGLANPIAETLSYAMMLRYSFDLGREADLVEQAVENVLAAGYRTGDLMVGKTEGTKKVGTQEMGDAIVRELDRLA, via the coding sequence ATGGCGTCAAACCGCAATCTGCTGATGCTGCCCGGCGACGGCATCGGCCCCGAAGTCATGAACGAGGTGCGCAAGATCATTGCCTGGATGGGCAAGAAGCGCGCCGTCGGGTTCGACATCAAGGAAGACGTGGTGGGCGGCGCCGCCCTCGACAAGCACGGCGTGCCGCTTGCCGACGACACGATGAAGCTCGCGCTGGAGGCCGACGCGGTGCTGTTCGGCTCGGTCGGCGGGCCGAAGTGGGACACGGCCGATTTCAGCAAGAAGCCCGAACGCGGCCTCCTGCGGCTGCGCAAGGAGATGGATCTGTTCGCCAACCTGCGACCTGCCAAGGTGTTCGACGCGCTGGTCGATGCGAGCTCGCTCAAGCCCGAGATCGTCAAGGGCCTCGACATCATGATCATCCGCGAGCTGACGAGCGGCGTCTATTTCGGCGAGCCGCGCGGCCGGCACACCAACGCCCAGGGCGAGGTCGAGGCCTTCGACACGCAACGCTACACCGCGGGCGAGATCCGCCGGGTCTGCGCCGTCGCCTTCGAGCTGGCGCGCAAGCGCAAGAACAAGGTCCTCTCGGCGGAGAAGGCCAACGTCATGCACACCGGCGTGCTGTGGCGCGAGGAGGCGACCAAACTGCACAAGGAGCAGTACGCCGACGTGAAGCTCGAGCACATGTACGCCGACGCGCTCGCCATGCAACTGCTGCGCTCGCCCAATCAGTTCGACGTCATCGTCACCGACAACCTGTTCGGCGACATCCTGTCGGACGAAGCCTCGATGCTGACCGGCTCGTTGGGCTTGCTGCCGTCAGCCTCGCTCGGTGCCCCCGACGCGACCGGCCGCCGCAAGGCGCTCTACGAGCCGATCCACGGCAGCGCGCCCGACATCGCGGGCAAAGGACTGGCCAATCCGATCGCCGAGACGCTCAGCTACGCCATGATGCTGCGCTACTCGTTCGATCTCGGCAGGGAAGCCGACCTCGTCGAGCAGGCGGTCGAGAACGTGCTGGCCGCGGGCTACCGCACCGGCGATCTCATGGTCGGCAAGACCGAGGGCACGAAGAAGGTCGGCACCCAGGAAATGGGCGACGCCATCGTCAGGGAACTCGACCGGCTGGCATAG
- a CDS encoding DUF853 family protein, which translates to MEDSALFVGTGEADQYLLLKYANRHGLIAGATGTGKTVTLQTLAEGFSAHGVPVFLADVKGDLSGIGRPGADHPRAVERARLLKIRDYAGRGFPVRFWDLFGEKGHPIRTTVSEVGPVLMARLLRLNETQEGVLNIAFRVADEKGWLLLDYKDLQAMLQWLAANAAELTTVYGNVGRQTVGTIQRQLLILEQQGGARLFGEPALDLADMIACDPAGTGYVNVLAADRLMRSPRLYATFLLWLLSELFENLPEVGDPDRPKFVFFFDEAHLLFDGAPKALLERIEQVVRLIRSKGVGVYFVTQNPLDIPETVLGQLGNRVQHALRAFTPKDQKAVRASAETFRPNPQFKAAEAILELGVGEALVSFLDGKGIPTPVERAMIAPPRGRIGPLTEAERGAFLAASVLSGKYDTIVDRESAHEVLTGRMATVEPEVPAAGTSSVPDPKTRVPGGRQRDSIGVTVVKAASRSMATIAAREAAKAVFGRGRAASIGASVGGAILRGVLGSILRR; encoded by the coding sequence ATGGAAGATTCAGCCCTGTTCGTCGGTACAGGCGAGGCCGACCAGTACCTTCTGCTGAAGTACGCCAACCGCCACGGCCTGATTGCCGGCGCAACGGGCACGGGCAAGACAGTCACCCTGCAGACCCTCGCGGAGGGATTTTCGGCGCACGGCGTGCCGGTGTTCCTGGCCGACGTGAAGGGCGATCTCTCCGGTATCGGACGGCCCGGCGCCGACCATCCGCGCGCCGTCGAGCGCGCGAGGCTTCTCAAGATCCGCGACTATGCCGGGCGGGGCTTTCCGGTTCGGTTCTGGGATCTGTTCGGGGAGAAGGGGCACCCGATCCGCACGACCGTGAGCGAAGTGGGGCCGGTGCTCATGGCGCGGCTGCTGCGGCTCAACGAGACCCAGGAGGGCGTCCTCAATATCGCCTTTCGCGTCGCTGACGAGAAGGGATGGCTGCTGCTCGACTACAAGGACCTGCAGGCCATGCTGCAATGGCTGGCCGCCAATGCCGCCGAGTTGACGACCGTCTACGGCAACGTGGGTCGGCAGACGGTGGGCACCATCCAGCGGCAGCTGTTGATCCTCGAGCAGCAGGGCGGCGCCCGCCTGTTCGGCGAGCCTGCACTCGATCTCGCCGATATGATCGCGTGCGATCCGGCCGGCACCGGCTACGTCAACGTGCTGGCCGCCGACCGACTGATGCGGAGTCCGCGCCTCTACGCGACCTTCCTGCTGTGGTTGCTGTCGGAGTTGTTCGAGAACCTGCCCGAGGTCGGCGATCCGGACAGGCCGAAGTTCGTCTTCTTCTTCGACGAGGCCCATCTGCTGTTCGACGGTGCTCCGAAGGCGCTGCTCGAGCGCATCGAACAGGTGGTGCGTCTGATCCGTTCCAAGGGCGTCGGAGTCTATTTCGTCACCCAGAACCCGCTCGACATCCCCGAAACCGTGCTCGGCCAGCTCGGCAATCGCGTCCAGCACGCCCTGCGCGCCTTTACGCCCAAGGACCAGAAGGCGGTCAGGGCGTCCGCCGAGACCTTCCGGCCCAACCCACAGTTCAAGGCGGCGGAGGCGATCCTCGAACTCGGCGTCGGCGAGGCGCTGGTCTCGTTCCTGGATGGGAAGGGCATTCCGACTCCGGTCGAGCGCGCGATGATCGCGCCGCCGCGCGGCCGCATCGGCCCCCTGACGGAGGCCGAACGCGGCGCATTCCTCGCGGCGAGCGTCCTGTCCGGCAAGTACGACACCATCGTCGATCGCGAATCGGCGCATGAGGTGCTGACCGGACGGATGGCCACGGTCGAACCCGAAGTGCCCGCAGCGGGAACGTCTTCGGTCCCCGATCCGAAGACCCGCGTCCCGGGCGGTCGGCAACGCGATTCGATCGGCGTCACGGTGGTGAAGGCGGCGAGCCGCAGCATGGCGACCATCGCCGCGCGCGAGGCGGCCAAGGCGGTGTTCGGGCGGGGCCGCGCCGCCAGCATTGGCGCCAGTGTCGGCGGTGCCATCCTGCGCGGCGTACTTGGGTCGATCCTGCGGCGGTAG
- the leuC gene encoding 3-isopropylmalate dehydratase large subunit produces the protein MAFRKKSATPPPPPPRTLFEKIWDAHVVHRQDDGTCVLYIDRHLVHEVTSPQAFEGLRMAGRGVRRTDATIAVADHNTPTTDFSQGIEDPESRTQVETLEKNVAEFGVPYFGLDDPRRGIVHVIGPEQGLTLPGMTIVCGDSHTSTHGAFGALAFGIGTSEVEHVLATQTLIQKPAKSMRVAVEGSLPLGVTAKDVILAIIGRLGTAGGTGYVIEYAGRAIRELTMEGRMTVCNMSIEAGARAGLIAPDETTFQYLEGRPHTPKGGAWDLALGQWRRLPTDKGATFDTQVDLLAADIPPMVTWGTSPQDALPITDVVPDPANAPDENRREAWARSLAYMGLTPGTKLVDIPIDRVFIGSCTNGRIEDLRAAAEIARGRKVAPGVSAMVVPGSGLVKQEAEKEGLHRIFLEAGFEWRLQGCSMCLAMNADRLEPGQRCASTSNRNFEGRQGRGGRTHLVSPAMAAAAAIRGTLADVRDFQ, from the coding sequence ATGGCGTTCCGCAAGAAATCGGCCACGCCGCCACCGCCGCCGCCGCGGACGTTGTTCGAGAAGATCTGGGATGCGCATGTCGTGCATCGTCAGGACGACGGCACCTGCGTGCTCTACATCGATCGTCACCTCGTCCACGAGGTGACAAGCCCGCAGGCCTTCGAGGGGCTGCGCATGGCCGGCCGCGGCGTGCGCCGTACGGACGCCACCATCGCCGTCGCCGACCACAACACGCCGACCACCGATTTCAGCCAGGGGATCGAGGATCCGGAATCGCGCACCCAGGTCGAGACGCTGGAGAAGAACGTCGCCGAGTTCGGCGTGCCCTACTTCGGCCTCGACGACCCACGCCGCGGTATCGTGCACGTCATCGGGCCCGAACAGGGCCTGACCCTGCCCGGCATGACCATCGTCTGCGGCGACAGCCACACCTCCACGCACGGCGCCTTCGGCGCACTTGCCTTCGGCATCGGCACGTCGGAGGTCGAGCACGTGCTCGCCACCCAGACGCTGATCCAGAAGCCGGCCAAGAGCATGCGCGTCGCCGTCGAGGGAAGCTTGCCGCTCGGTGTCACCGCCAAGGACGTCATCCTGGCCATCATCGGCAGGCTCGGCACCGCGGGCGGCACCGGCTACGTCATCGAGTATGCCGGCCGCGCGATTCGCGAGCTGACGATGGAAGGCCGCATGACTGTCTGCAACATGTCGATCGAGGCGGGCGCGCGCGCCGGCCTGATCGCGCCCGACGAGACGACGTTCCAGTATCTCGAAGGCCGACCCCATACACCGAAAGGCGGTGCCTGGGACCTGGCGCTCGGCCAGTGGCGGCGGCTGCCGACCGACAAGGGTGCCACGTTCGATACGCAGGTCGACCTTCTCGCGGCGGACATCCCGCCGATGGTGACCTGGGGCACCAGCCCGCAGGACGCGCTGCCGATCACCGACGTCGTGCCCGACCCCGCCAATGCACCCGACGAGAACCGGCGCGAGGCGTGGGCACGGTCGCTGGCCTACATGGGGCTGACACCGGGCACGAAGCTCGTCGACATTCCGATCGATCGGGTCTTCATCGGCTCGTGCACCAACGGCCGCATCGAGGATCTGCGTGCCGCCGCCGAAATCGCACGCGGCCGCAAGGTGGCTCCCGGAGTCTCGGCAATGGTCGTGCCGGGCTCCGGGCTGGTGAAGCAGGAAGCCGAGAAGGAAGGGCTGCACAGGATCTTCCTCGAGGCCGGTTTCGAGTGGCGCCTGCAGGGCTGTTCCATGTGCCTCGCCATGAACGCCGATCGGCTCGAGCCCGGCCAACGCTGCGCCTCGACCTCGAATCGCAATTTCGAGGGCCGCCAGGGCCGCGGTGGACGTACGCATCTCGTCAGTCCGGCGATGGCCGCGGCAGCGGCGATCCGCGGCACGCTGGCAGATGTGCGCGACTTCCAATAG
- a CDS encoding PhzF family phenazine biosynthesis protein: MRRFTFVTVDVFTTRRFGGNPLAVFPDARGMSDAEMQSLAAEFNLSETTFVLPPTDPANTARVRIFNRKAEMPFAGHPNVGTGWVLTQQGGAKDGVLRFEEIAGLVEVRAEGRRIVIAAPQPLSLGRKMTVDLLAPCVGLADTDIVILHHAPIEASVGNPFLIAEVTGEALGRAAPDLESFRNAVASFGDMGGGRLSIYLYARGGERLRARMFSPLSGTVEDPATGSAATSLAALLLSLTSDSERRYEIVQGVEMGRPSLLACTARLASDGIRASVGGDCVPMLAGEVSL, encoded by the coding sequence ATGCGCCGCTTCACCTTCGTCACCGTCGACGTCTTCACCACCCGGCGCTTCGGAGGCAATCCGCTGGCCGTGTTCCCGGATGCGCGCGGCATGTCCGACGCCGAGATGCAATCGCTCGCCGCCGAGTTCAATCTCAGTGAGACGACCTTCGTGCTGCCGCCCACCGATCCGGCCAACACCGCGCGTGTACGCATCTTCAACCGCAAGGCGGAGATGCCGTTCGCCGGCCATCCCAATGTCGGCACGGGCTGGGTGCTGACACAGCAGGGGGGCGCCAAGGACGGGGTGCTGCGCTTCGAGGAGATCGCCGGCCTCGTCGAGGTGCGCGCCGAAGGCAGGCGCATCGTCATCGCCGCGCCGCAGCCGTTGTCGCTCGGGCGCAAGATGACAGTCGATCTGCTGGCGCCCTGCGTCGGATTGGCGGACACCGACATCGTCATCTTGCACCACGCGCCGATCGAGGCGTCCGTCGGCAATCCCTTCCTGATCGCCGAGGTGACGGGTGAGGCGCTCGGGCGAGCCGCGCCCGACCTGGAGAGCTTCCGCAACGCCGTCGCAAGCTTCGGCGACATGGGCGGCGGCCGACTCTCGATCTACCTCTACGCCCGCGGCGGCGAACGCCTCCGCGCCCGGATGTTCTCCCCTCTCTCCGGCACCGTCGAGGATCCGGCGACCGGCAGCGCCGCCACTTCGCTGGCCGCCCTGCTCCTGTCCCTCACTTCCGACAGCGAGCGGCGCTACGAGATCGTGCAGGGTGTCGAGATGGGCCGACCGAGCCTGCTCGCCTGCACTGCCCGCCTGGCCAGCGACGGGATTCGCGCCAGCGTCGGCGGCGACTGCGTGCCGATGCTCGCGGGCGAAGTATCCCTCTAG
- a CDS encoding TM2 domain-containing protein: MTDSSNVRAPPPSPGSDAARLMQYDASKKSTGIAYLLWFFLGALGVHRFYLGQTGSGVAMAIISVISWVTVFIGVGLLGIAVIAIWWIVDAFLIPGIATRANQELATRLSRL; encoded by the coding sequence ATGACCGATTCGAGCAATGTTCGGGCGCCGCCGCCGTCGCCCGGATCCGATGCCGCACGTCTCATGCAGTACGATGCTTCGAAGAAGTCGACCGGCATCGCCTATCTGCTGTGGTTCTTCCTGGGCGCCCTGGGCGTCCACCGCTTCTATCTGGGCCAGACGGGAAGCGGTGTCGCGATGGCCATCATCTCGGTGATTTCCTGGGTCACCGTGTTCATCGGCGTCGGCCTCCTGGGCATCGCCGTCATCGCCATCTGGTGGATCGTCGATGCTTTTCTCATCCCAGGCATTGCCACGCGGGCGAACCAGGAACTGGCCACTCGACTGAGCCGACTGTGA